From the genome of Methanobacterium sp., one region includes:
- a CDS encoding metal-dependent hydrolase, whose translation MRIRWLGHSAFHISTDTDINILIDPFMRNNPACPVNAEDVKADIICVTHGHKDHFGDAVELAQRNSALVVCNHEHSVYLSQLGLETSGMNMGGTIEEAGIKITMVNAIHSSDMDFIEGIGPGGSSSGYILELENERKIYHSGDTGIFGDMKTVINDIYQPHIALLPIGDRYTMGITEACIAAKWIEPEVIIPMHYNTFPVIEQDPYQFKDMVEKTTETKVAVLKPGETYQE comes from the coding sequence ATGAGGATCCGGTGGCTGGGACATTCAGCCTTCCACATATCAACTGACACTGATATTAACATTTTAATTGATCCCTTCATGCGCAATAATCCTGCCTGCCCAGTGAATGCAGAAGATGTTAAGGCCGATATAATATGCGTCACCCATGGACATAAAGACCATTTCGGAGATGCAGTGGAATTAGCACAAAGAAACAGTGCCCTCGTAGTGTGCAACCATGAGCACTCGGTTTACCTCTCCCAGCTGGGACTGGAAACAAGTGGTATGAACATGGGAGGAACCATTGAAGAGGCGGGAATAAAGATCACCATGGTCAACGCCATTCACTCTTCAGATATGGACTTTATAGAGGGTATAGGTCCCGGGGGAAGTTCCTCTGGGTACATACTGGAACTGGAAAATGAGAGGAAGATATACCACTCCGGAGACACCGGTATTTTCGGGGATATGAAAACTGTCATAAATGATATTTACCAGCCACACATTGCATTACTCCCCATTGGAGACCGTTACACCATGGGGATTACTGAAGCTTGCATTGCTGCTAAATGGATAGAACCGGAAGTCATAATACCCATGCATTACAACACATTCCCAGTGATAGAACAGGATCCCTACCAGTTCAAAGATATGGTTGAAAAAACCACCGAGACCAAAGTTGCAGTTCTTAAACCCGGTGAAACTTACCAAGAGTGA
- a CDS encoding UDP-N-acetylglucosamine--N-acetylmuramyl-(pentapeptide) pyrophosphoryl-undecaprenol N-acetylglucosamine transferase — MKVLLIPCGIGMGHTSRSVALAQKLEADGDEVLFASYGSGYQMLNEYSDYDVVKLPTIKFYGSSGELNFKHTALKSIDAPYIFLKSIYHESRIIKEFNPDVVVSDSHYSVPITCKVLGIPCVLVSNDLAPELKEVNQKDRTLEYLENGLQRFIKDVSRLCDSIIIPDIQNSYEVPAPIRHRVNFTGPILKMDTHLMASKKELRQRFRFGKSEKMVMATVGGSEFGNKLLKLLHQAAPDLDCDRIILVTGPQIKLDLESSPRIICKRFLGDIMEWMKLSDFLVSLAGHTTSMEIASLGIPSLMVPIENHPEQLKNAMKMKNYGIAHLENMGTLTSEKLSENINHLLEDQDLKKNAEKTRNIFSQYNGTEDAVSIIRSCVETGDEFSD, encoded by the coding sequence ATGAAAGTACTCCTAATACCCTGTGGCATTGGAATGGGACACACCTCCCGTTCGGTGGCTTTAGCTCAAAAATTAGAAGCAGATGGTGATGAGGTTCTCTTTGCCAGTTACGGTTCTGGCTACCAGATGCTAAACGAGTACAGTGACTACGATGTGGTGAAACTCCCCACTATCAAGTTTTACGGGAGTTCAGGTGAGCTGAACTTCAAACACACCGCCCTCAAGTCCATAGACGCACCTTACATTTTCCTGAAAAGTATCTACCACGAATCCCGCATAATCAAGGAATTCAACCCAGACGTGGTTGTCTCAGACTCCCACTACTCAGTTCCCATCACCTGCAAGGTACTGGGCATACCCTGCGTCCTGGTGAGTAACGACCTGGCACCGGAGCTTAAGGAAGTTAACCAGAAAGACCGTACCCTGGAGTACCTGGAAAACGGCTTGCAACGTTTCATAAAGGATGTCTCCCGACTCTGTGACTCAATTATCATACCGGACATTCAAAACTCCTATGAGGTACCAGCCCCGATACGTCATCGGGTGAACTTCACCGGACCCATACTGAAGATGGACACCCATCTAATGGCCAGTAAAAAGGAGCTCAGGCAACGATTTAGATTTGGAAAATCTGAAAAAATGGTAATGGCCACTGTTGGGGGGTCAGAATTCGGGAACAAACTTTTAAAACTGCTGCACCAGGCAGCACCCGATCTGGACTGTGATCGAATAATACTGGTCACCGGGCCCCAGATAAAACTGGATCTGGAATCATCCCCCAGGATAATATGCAAACGATTTCTGGGAGACATCATGGAGTGGATGAAACTATCCGACTTCCTGGTGAGCCTGGCTGGGCACACCACCTCTATGGAAATTGCTTCTCTGGGCATTCCCAGCCTGATGGTCCCTATAGAAAATCATCCGGAGCAGCTGAAAAACGCCATGAAAATGAAAAACTATGGAATAGCCCACCTGGAGAACATGGGCACTTTAACATCAGAGAAGTTATCGGAAAACATCAACCACCTCCTGGAAGATCAGGATCTCAAGAAGAATGCAGAAAAAACCAGGAACATATTTTCACAGTACAACGGAACCGAAGATGCAGTGAGCATCATCCGGAGTTGTGTGGAAACTGGAGATGAATTTTCAGACTAG
- the rqcH gene encoding ribosome rescue protein RqcH, whose amino-acid sequence MKAMSNVDLYAISHELDELLKEARVQKAYQPTRDTVIIRFHVPGKGRVDVAFQAGLRVHTTQYPPENPKVPPSFPMLLRKHLKNATVKGVRQHNFDRILEIDIQKEHRFTLVVELFSQGNIILLDEDNRIILPLKHRHAQGRKITSKEEYQYPEERGIHILNVELEDLKDLFANSDSDLIRTLARSGLGGMYSEEIFLRSGVDKKLPAHEVSESDVEAIYQSMTELFKPLKTFKFQPQIVREVIEGEENEDETSSGVTEPNQHETSESTKNEATKTTQDESAETTPDEAKETTPDKVTGITQKKSPDKKPKKGKEDVLPLDILTYQDFKKERFETFNQAADEFYSGKVGADIKKVQEDIWAKEVGKYEKRLRIQEDTLKKFQKTIIETKKKGNLLYAHYSEVQNLLDIIHQAREKFSWMEIASKLKKARKEGMVEAQIIESMDKMGVLLLNLEGERITVDANLEIPENAEKYYNKGKKAKRKIKGVNIAIERTKKDVERKRNKREMALERVQVPQKRVRKELKWFEKLRWFLSSEGLLVIGGRDAGTNELVVKRYLDNNDIYLHSDIHGAPSVVIKKGEVEGEIPESTIQEAGTLAASFSSAWNKGYGSQDVYWVHPDQVSKTPQSGEFVARGAFIIRGSRNYLRGIPLKIAVGIVDYEGERIMAGPAEAVAKYTDNYVVLKPGFTKKEEIARAVLKKIDPERILTLEDVIRVLPSGKCDFEGKKRY is encoded by the coding sequence ATGAAAGCAATGTCCAATGTTGATCTTTACGCCATCTCCCATGAACTTGATGAACTCCTAAAAGAAGCCAGGGTGCAGAAAGCATACCAGCCCACCAGGGACACTGTGATCATACGATTCCACGTCCCGGGAAAGGGACGGGTAGATGTAGCATTCCAGGCAGGTTTAAGGGTGCACACCACTCAGTATCCGCCTGAAAATCCTAAAGTGCCACCGTCATTTCCCATGCTTCTGCGTAAGCATTTGAAGAATGCTACAGTGAAGGGGGTCCGGCAACATAACTTTGACCGTATCCTGGAAATTGACATCCAGAAGGAACATCGCTTTACTTTGGTTGTTGAACTTTTCTCTCAAGGCAATATAATACTTTTGGATGAAGATAACCGAATTATCCTACCACTGAAACATCGCCATGCACAGGGTAGGAAGATAACATCTAAGGAAGAATACCAGTACCCCGAAGAGAGGGGCATTCATATCCTGAATGTTGAACTGGAAGATTTGAAGGATTTATTCGCAAATTCTGATTCTGACCTTATCCGTACACTGGCCAGGAGTGGTCTGGGAGGAATGTACTCCGAGGAAATATTCCTGCGTTCGGGTGTGGATAAAAAACTCCCGGCACATGAAGTCAGTGAAAGTGATGTTGAAGCCATTTATCAGAGCATGACCGAACTCTTCAAACCACTAAAAACCTTCAAATTCCAGCCACAGATCGTGAGGGAAGTCATTGAAGGTGAAGAAAATGAAGATGAAACCAGTAGCGGAGTAACAGAACCTAACCAACATGAAACATCCGAATCTACCAAAAATGAAGCAACTAAAACTACTCAAGACGAATCAGCGGAAACTACTCCAGATGAAGCAAAGGAAACTACTCCAGATAAAGTAACAGGAATTACCCAAAAAAAGTCTCCAGATAAAAAACCTAAAAAAGGCAAAGAGGATGTTCTACCCCTTGATATTTTAACCTACCAAGATTTCAAGAAGGAACGCTTTGAAACCTTTAACCAGGCCGCTGATGAGTTCTACAGTGGAAAGGTTGGTGCTGATATCAAAAAGGTTCAGGAGGATATCTGGGCCAAAGAAGTGGGCAAATACGAAAAAAGACTCCGTATACAGGAAGATACCCTGAAAAAATTCCAGAAAACCATAATTGAAACCAAAAAGAAGGGTAACCTTCTCTATGCCCACTACTCCGAGGTTCAGAACCTGCTGGACATCATCCACCAGGCCCGGGAGAAGTTCTCCTGGATGGAAATCGCATCAAAACTTAAAAAAGCACGTAAAGAAGGAATGGTTGAGGCACAGATCATTGAATCCATGGATAAAATGGGTGTGCTCCTTTTGAATCTGGAGGGTGAAAGGATAACCGTTGATGCCAACCTGGAGATCCCTGAAAATGCGGAGAAATATTATAACAAGGGTAAAAAGGCCAAACGGAAGATCAAGGGAGTTAACATAGCCATTGAACGCACCAAGAAAGATGTGGAAAGAAAACGCAACAAACGGGAAATGGCCCTGGAACGGGTGCAAGTGCCTCAGAAAAGGGTGCGCAAGGAGCTTAAATGGTTCGAGAAGCTCAGGTGGTTCCTGTCCTCTGAGGGACTCCTGGTTATTGGTGGTCGGGATGCCGGTACCAATGAACTGGTGGTGAAACGTTACCTGGATAACAACGATATTTACCTCCACTCCGACATACACGGAGCTCCCTCTGTGGTTATCAAAAAAGGTGAAGTTGAGGGAGAAATTCCTGAATCAACCATCCAGGAAGCCGGTACCCTGGCAGCATCCTTTTCCAGTGCATGGAATAAGGGTTATGGTTCCCAGGATGTTTACTGGGTACACCCGGACCAGGTATCCAAAACACCCCAGTCCGGTGAGTTCGTGGCCAGAGGGGCCTTCATAATCAGGGGGAGCCGTAACTATCTCCGGGGAATACCACTCAAGATAGCAGTGGGTATTGTGGATTATGAGGGTGAGCGGATCATGGCTGGTCCAGCTGAAGCTGTGGCTAAATACACTGATAACTACGTGGTGCTGAAGCCTGGTTTTACCAAGAAAGAGGAAATTGCACGGGCTGTTCTTAAAAAGATCGATCCAGAACGGATCCTGACCCTGGAAGATGTTATACGGGTATTACCGTCGGGTAAGTGTGATTTTGAAGGAAAGAAAAGGTATTAA
- a CDS encoding DUF2070 family protein has protein sequence MSAVDNITDLSKYMVTLPPSRISILTMTFLSFLTGAIAAYFEPLSSLFDSIVYGGSAGFLIFGLTSIMDGAITQPLVNAMEGRHMKMKQSMFISLLTMVVVALVYVVGSLVSTYTVYSYVIDALILGCALAFGLRIFIIWGTSNIGAIRSILISAIQPVLILSMVVVIVFLTSITTNIGSFSIIAVALKGLIAGLILMIAIYSFMLVIESPIRRNLGVGGLELLSLFIAQYTEGSRAMETLFEDMGEPIDTLVGVVSFKGENGVKGLFISPCVHPGPVGNIGGGNMPTVLAKNLEPFTMVSHGPSTHDFNPVSSKEICKIKDVVLKALDDMEYSKKASQFIQVEHENAKLGAQYFGDNLVLLATFAPHGFDDIDFGVGLALIKAAQGHTKAENVVLVDCHNSFKGESGRVLPGNPEVFQLLDAVEKLEKPSESELKMGCANDTISELSKRSGVGQSGVKVMVLDVNNQKTAYILLDANNMVIGFREEILGEVEKLGLDNAEVMTTDTHFVNTLSGGHNPLGIRDRDIIIEKVVECTKNALNDLEPVMVGVKTVKLSSINTLGPTHATELVTTISSIVAVSRIVAPLVFVLALIFVFIWIFYWTF, from the coding sequence ATGTCAGCTGTTGATAACATTACTGATCTTTCCAAGTACATGGTAACCCTTCCACCCAGCAGGATATCTATTTTAACCATGACATTTCTCAGTTTCCTTACTGGTGCTATTGCCGCCTATTTTGAACCATTATCATCCCTATTCGATAGTATAGTTTATGGTGGATCTGCAGGCTTCCTGATCTTCGGACTAACCTCCATAATGGATGGGGCCATAACCCAGCCACTGGTCAATGCCATGGAAGGAAGACACATGAAGATGAAGCAATCCATGTTCATATCCCTCCTGACCATGGTAGTGGTGGCTCTGGTTTACGTTGTGGGTAGTCTGGTGTCCACCTACACTGTCTACAGTTATGTTATTGATGCGCTGATACTGGGCTGTGCCCTGGCCTTTGGTCTGCGTATATTCATTATCTGGGGCACATCCAACATAGGGGCAATTAGATCCATTTTAATATCAGCTATCCAGCCGGTTCTCATCCTGAGCATGGTGGTGGTGATAGTATTTTTAACCAGCATCACCACCAACATCGGATCATTCAGTATCATAGCCGTGGCCCTGAAAGGACTCATCGCAGGGTTAATATTAATGATAGCTATTTACTCCTTCATGCTGGTGATTGAATCCCCCATCAGGCGAAACCTGGGGGTGGGGGGTCTGGAATTATTATCCCTCTTCATAGCACAGTACACCGAAGGGTCACGTGCCATGGAAACACTCTTCGAAGACATGGGAGAACCCATAGACACCCTGGTGGGTGTGGTTAGTTTTAAGGGTGAAAATGGAGTGAAAGGATTGTTCATATCTCCCTGTGTCCATCCCGGTCCAGTGGGAAACATTGGAGGGGGAAATATGCCCACGGTCCTGGCAAAGAACCTGGAACCATTCACCATGGTCAGCCACGGCCCTTCCACCCACGACTTTAACCCGGTGAGCTCTAAGGAAATCTGCAAAATCAAAGATGTGGTTCTAAAAGCACTGGACGATATGGAGTACTCTAAAAAAGCCAGCCAGTTCATTCAGGTTGAACACGAGAATGCTAAACTGGGAGCCCAGTACTTCGGAGATAATCTGGTACTCCTAGCCACATTCGCACCCCATGGCTTTGATGATATTGATTTTGGAGTGGGCCTGGCCCTTATTAAAGCAGCGCAGGGACATACCAAAGCAGAAAATGTGGTGCTGGTGGACTGCCATAACTCCTTCAAGGGAGAATCCGGACGGGTGCTGCCTGGAAACCCCGAGGTTTTCCAGCTTCTAGATGCAGTGGAAAAACTGGAAAAACCCTCAGAAAGCGAGCTTAAAATGGGATGTGCCAATGACACCATTTCTGAATTAAGTAAAAGGAGCGGTGTAGGTCAAAGTGGAGTTAAAGTCATGGTGCTGGATGTTAACAACCAGAAAACTGCCTACATCCTCCTGGATGCCAACAACATGGTCATAGGTTTCAGGGAGGAGATACTGGGTGAAGTGGAAAAACTGGGACTGGATAACGCTGAGGTGATGACCACCGACACCCACTTTGTCAACACCCTCTCCGGTGGCCATAACCCACTGGGAATTAGAGACAGGGACATAATAATAGAAAAAGTGGTAGAATGCACTAAAAATGCTTTAAACGATTTGGAACCAGTTATGGTTGGTGTTAAGACTGTGAAACTATCAAGTATAAACACCCTGGGCCCCACCCATGCCACTGAACTGGTAACCACCATCAGCTCCATAGTGGCGGTAAGCCGGATAGTAGCACCACTGGTGTTCGTGCTGGCACTGATCTTTGTATTTATCTGGATATTCTACTGGACCTTTTAA
- a CDS encoding FumA C-terminus/TtdB family hydratase beta subunit, producing MIVHLKTPLTKEDTQKLRIKDSVYISGTIYTARDSAHKRIIETGSPVDLEGAVIFHAGPIIKKEDDDTYQMVAVGPTTSTRMNPYQAEVLDQGALAVIGKGGMDEKTAEALKRNGAVFLAAVGGCAALYVSSVLKINSVHWLDLGVPEAVWELEVKDFGPLIVTMDSNGGNLYEEVRRRGNP from the coding sequence ATGATCGTTCATCTCAAAACACCCTTAACCAAGGAAGACACTCAAAAATTAAGAATCAAAGATTCAGTGTACATCTCCGGAACCATTTACACTGCACGTGACAGTGCCCACAAGCGCATAATCGAGACTGGATCCCCTGTTGACCTGGAAGGGGCAGTCATATTCCATGCCGGACCCATAATAAAAAAAGAGGACGATGATACCTACCAGATGGTGGCAGTAGGACCCACCACCAGCACCCGTATGAACCCCTACCAGGCAGAAGTACTGGACCAGGGAGCCCTGGCAGTCATTGGAAAGGGAGGGATGGATGAAAAAACTGCCGAAGCACTAAAAAGGAATGGTGCTGTGTTCCTGGCGGCGGTAGGTGGTTGCGCTGCACTCTATGTCAGTTCAGTTCTTAAGATAAATAGTGTCCACTGGCTGGATCTGGGAGTGCCAGAAGCAGTCTGGGAACTGGAAGTCAAAGATTTCGGACCACTGATAGTTACCATGGACTCAAATGGTGGTAATCTGTATGAAGAGGTTCGAAGAAGAGGCAATCCTTAA
- a CDS encoding Zn-ribbon containing protein, which produces MHRCIKCGQEYEDSEDLILKGCPNCGSKFFEFHQEGKVKEIKEIKGSSVETIMVKEHGVYEVNLESLMADESVIVSDEEGKYLIDINYILKKKIKEKNK; this is translated from the coding sequence ATGCATCGATGTATTAAATGCGGCCAGGAATACGAAGACTCAGAAGACCTCATCCTTAAAGGCTGCCCAAACTGTGGTAGTAAATTCTTTGAATTCCACCAGGAAGGAAAAGTCAAAGAGATCAAGGAAATTAAGGGCAGTTCTGTGGAGACCATAATGGTCAAGGAACACGGGGTTTATGAGGTTAACCTGGAATCCCTGATGGCCGATGAATCAGTCATAGTCTCTGATGAAGAGGGAAAATACCTTATTGATATTAATTACATCCTGAAAAAGAAGATTAAAGAAAAAAATAAATAA
- a CDS encoding DUF2073 domain-containing protein, whose product MDDTDTNSLKMDFLSSDALKAQSSIEKISMIVEKVKKGELLVIEGGLEPEEEAELIETTMREIDVESFMGIDIYTLEKDESSFFGLSKKKTVGITIIGPANVMKAVKRKSNFLSMVASLGGSDASMY is encoded by the coding sequence ATGGATGACACTGATACCAACAGTCTCAAAATGGATTTTCTCTCATCAGATGCACTTAAAGCCCAAAGTAGCATTGAAAAAATATCCATGATCGTGGAAAAGGTTAAAAAGGGCGAACTTCTGGTAATTGAAGGTGGATTGGAACCTGAAGAAGAGGCAGAGCTAATCGAAACCACCATGCGTGAGATCGATGTGGAAAGCTTCATGGGTATTGATATCTACACCCTGGAAAAGGATGAAAGCTCCTTTTTCGGACTTTCCAAGAAGAAAACAGTGGGTATTACCATTATCGGCCCGGCAAATGTCATGAAAGCAGTGAAAAGGAAGTCAAACTTCCTGTCAATGGTGGCCAGCCTCGGTGGTAGTGATGCATCGATGTATTAA
- a CDS encoding Era-like GTP-binding protein, with protein sequence MVDIMRIFRKKFFTDIFNKLIGKEKKLKIGFYGHPNSGKTTLANRMTKDWTGKSLGLVSEIPHETRRVYRQERVTLNYDGVELDFDIIDTPGIATKIDYKNFLQYGLSEEEAKERAKEATKGIIEAIKWLDDVTGVLLVVDSTKDPLTQANITIIGNLEARKIPFVIVANKVDLPESNPERILSVFPQHKVVSISALHGENTDKLYQAMVDKFN encoded by the coding sequence ATGGTCGATATCATGCGCATATTCAGAAAAAAATTTTTCACAGACATCTTCAACAAACTAATTGGAAAAGAAAAAAAACTCAAAATAGGATTCTACGGTCACCCTAACTCAGGGAAAACCACCCTTGCCAACCGGATGACCAAGGACTGGACCGGGAAATCCCTGGGACTGGTTTCAGAAATACCACACGAAACCAGAAGGGTGTACCGACAGGAACGAGTAACCCTTAACTACGATGGTGTGGAACTGGATTTTGATATCATTGACACCCCGGGAATAGCCACCAAAATCGATTATAAAAACTTCTTACAGTATGGCCTATCTGAAGAGGAAGCCAAAGAAAGAGCTAAAGAAGCCACAAAGGGCATAATAGAAGCTATTAAATGGTTAGATGATGTTACTGGTGTTCTACTCGTGGTGGACTCCACCAAGGATCCCCTCACCCAGGCCAACATAACCATAATCGGTAACCTGGAAGCTCGTAAAATACCATTTGTAATTGTGGCCAACAAGGTGGATCTGCCGGAGTCCAATCCAGAAAGGATTCTCTCAGTGTTCCCCCAGCACAAAGTGGTGTCTATCTCCGCCCTCCACGGTGAAAACACCGATAAACTGTACCAGGCCATGGTGGACAAGTTTAACTAA
- a CDS encoding DUF6282 family protein: MNTNPETKQTEILKGFMDTHIHTSPDVKPRLLNDYEAALEAQEKGMAGIVLKSHVESTAGRAYITHRMTGLPVTGGVTLNLTVGGLNAEAVRTTALMGGKIIWLPTIHHQEIKLDHNALNEILHLIKDNNLVLATGHLNPEEIFQVLDQCRSLGVEKIMVNHPLTRVVGASLDEQKEMACHAYLEHCWVATMPQHDKLDPEVMAEAIKEVGAKHCILATDFGQDHNPRPVLGMQMMMASMIKQGISWEDITLMCRDNPKNLLYD, from the coding sequence ATGAATACCAACCCAGAAACAAAGCAGACAGAAATCCTCAAGGGTTTCATGGACACCCACATCCACACCAGTCCCGATGTTAAACCTCGATTGTTGAATGATTACGAGGCGGCCCTGGAGGCCCAGGAGAAGGGCATGGCTGGAATTGTGCTTAAGTCCCATGTAGAATCTACTGCTGGCCGGGCTTACATAACCCACAGGATGACCGGGCTCCCAGTAACAGGTGGTGTAACCCTTAACCTAACTGTAGGGGGATTGAACGCAGAAGCAGTCAGGACCACTGCTTTAATGGGTGGTAAAATAATATGGCTCCCCACCATCCATCACCAGGAAATAAAACTTGATCATAATGCTTTAAATGAAATACTGCACCTGATAAAGGATAATAACCTGGTACTGGCCACGGGTCATCTAAATCCTGAGGAGATTTTCCAGGTACTGGATCAGTGCCGTAGTTTGGGTGTAGAAAAAATAATGGTAAACCATCCCTTAACACGGGTGGTGGGAGCATCACTGGATGAACAGAAGGAAATGGCCTGCCACGCATACTTGGAGCACTGTTGGGTGGCTACCATGCCCCAACATGATAAACTGGACCCTGAAGTTATGGCTGAGGCTATAAAAGAGGTGGGGGCTAAGCATTGCATTCTGGCCACAGACTTCGGACAGGATCATAACCCCAGACCAGTGTTGGGGATGCAGATGATGATGGCCAGCATGATCAAGCAGGGAATTTCCTGGGAAGATATAACCCTAATGTGTCGAGATAACCCGAAAAACCTGTTATATGATTAA